Proteins found in one Deinococcus radiopugnans ATCC 19172 genomic segment:
- a CDS encoding GNAT family N-acetyltransferase, with protein sequence MLRPAPALSPEIAALLSRAMFPDPARIARVLAAYRTGPDRAVFVWEVGGVAVSAAGMRVAGAEAEVLHIGTRPDGTGQGHGRALLWAIAAHLKLSRLVAETDEDAVGFYRRSGFEIGGAPDRGGRRRFLCTLTLER encoded by the coding sequence ATGCTGCGCCCTGCCCCTGCCCTGAGCCCCGAAATTGCCGCCCTACTGAGCCGCGCCATGTTCCCCGATCCGGCGCGAATCGCCCGTGTGCTGGCGGCGTACCGCACGGGGCCAGACCGCGCCGTCTTTGTCTGGGAGGTGGGTGGTGTGGCGGTCAGTGCGGCGGGGATGCGGGTGGCCGGGGCAGAGGCAGAGGTGCTGCACATCGGCACCCGCCCGGACGGCACGGGGCAGGGTCACGGGCGCGCGCTGCTGTGGGCCATCGCGGCGCACCTGAAGCTTTCCCGGCTGGTGGCGGAGACCGACGAGGACGCGGTGGGGTTTTACCGCCGCAGCGGCTTCGAGATCGGTGGCGCCCCGGACAGGGGAGGGCGGCGCAGGTTTCTTTGCACCCTTACGCTGGAGCGCTGA
- a CDS encoding N-acetylglucosamine kinase translates to MSQALGGLVLGIDAGNTKTIALIADTSGAVLGWGRAGRSNIYVQRARALAALQTAVAQARASAGVDDRPFAALTLSAAGADWPEDFDVLAAELRRWNWARQLAVVNDAVGALRAGSLAGLGVTVVCGTSAGIAARSPGGAVWHTSYWQEPEGATQLAEHALRAVYRAELGIDPPTTLTAPVLAFFGVPDVKALLHSFTRRGRRPVPHLGRLARVLLDQADAGDATSLRIVRGHGASLGDYALAAARKVGLSGDYLLTTSGGVMRHQSPILRDALLTRVREQHGDIRWQASHHEPVFGAVLLALEAAGVTVDGAVFRRLEDTCPDEALFLT, encoded by the coding sequence GTGAGTCAGGCTCTGGGAGGGCTGGTGCTGGGCATCGATGCGGGGAACACCAAGACCATCGCGCTGATCGCTGACACGTCCGGCGCTGTGCTGGGCTGGGGCCGCGCCGGGCGCAGCAACATCTACGTGCAGCGCGCCCGCGCCCTGGCCGCCTTGCAGACCGCCGTCGCGCAGGCCAGAGCCAGCGCAGGCGTGGATGACCGCCCCTTCGCGGCCCTGACCCTCAGCGCCGCCGGGGCCGACTGGCCCGAGGACTTCGACGTTCTGGCGGCCGAGCTGCGCCGCTGGAACTGGGCGCGGCAGCTCGCGGTGGTCAACGACGCGGTGGGGGCGCTGCGGGCCGGTTCGCTGGCGGGGCTGGGGGTTACGGTGGTCTGCGGCACCAGCGCGGGCATCGCGGCCCGCTCGCCCGGCGGCGCAGTGTGGCACACCAGCTACTGGCAGGAGCCGGAGGGGGCCACCCAACTGGCCGAACACGCCCTGCGCGCCGTGTACCGCGCCGAGCTGGGCATCGATCCGCCCACGACGCTGACCGCCCCCGTGCTGGCCTTCTTCGGCGTCCCGGATGTGAAGGCGCTGCTGCACTCATTCACCCGCCGGGGCCGCCGCCCGGTGCCCCATCTGGGCCGCCTGGCCCGCGTTTTGCTCGATCAGGCGGACGCGGGTGACGCCACCAGCCTCCGCATCGTGCGGGGGCATGGCGCGTCGCTGGGCGATTACGCGCTGGCCGCCGCCCGCAAGGTGGGTCTGAGCGGCGACTACCTGCTGACCACCTCCGGCGGGGTGATGCGCCACCAGTCACCCATCCTGCGAGACGCCCTGCTGACGCGGGTGCGCGAGCAGCACGGCGACATCCGCTGGCAGGCCAGCCACCACGAGCCTGTCTTCGGCGCGGTGCTGCTGGCGCTGGAGGCGGCAGGCGTTACCGTGGACGGGGCCGTGTTCCGGCGGCTGGAGGACACCTGCCCCGACGAGGCGCTGTTTCTGACCTGA
- a CDS encoding ABC transporter permease translates to MRYLLRKLGIFVFTLWVAATLNFVLPRLVPGDPVSVMLAKYQGRLDPSAVDALKIAYGLNDLGSPLSQYFGYLGGLLRGDFGRSISLFPTPVIDVVRTALPYTLGLIGVTTVISFVLGSALGLYSGWRRGRAVADGLTPVALFLNAMPYFWFGLILLYVFAFQLKWFPLSGALDPFPGDTFSAGWWSSLLRHAALPVFTILVTSVGGWLITMRNNVINVAGEDYLAFARAKGLTEGRIITRYVLRNALLPSFTAFGMALGFVVGGSILTEIVFSYPGLGFYLYQSVTNLDYPLMQAIFFFIALAVLLANLLVDFINVLLDPRIREGRA, encoded by the coding sequence GTGCGCTATCTGCTCAGAAAGCTGGGCATCTTCGTGTTCACGTTGTGGGTGGCGGCCACCCTCAACTTCGTCCTACCGCGCCTGGTGCCGGGCGACCCAGTCAGCGTGATGCTCGCCAAGTACCAGGGCCGCCTGGATCCGTCGGCGGTCGATGCGCTGAAGATCGCCTACGGCCTCAACGATCTGGGCAGCCCGCTGTCGCAGTACTTCGGCTACCTGGGAGGCTTGTTGCGCGGCGATTTCGGGCGCTCGATCAGCCTGTTCCCCACGCCCGTCATTGACGTGGTGCGCACCGCCCTGCCGTACACGCTGGGTCTAATCGGCGTGACCACCGTCATCTCCTTCGTGCTGGGCAGCGCCCTGGGCCTGTACAGCGGGTGGCGGCGCGGGCGGGCGGTGGCGGACGGCCTGACGCCGGTGGCGCTGTTCCTGAACGCCATGCCGTACTTCTGGTTCGGGCTGATCCTGCTGTACGTCTTCGCGTTCCAGCTCAAGTGGTTTCCGCTGAGCGGCGCCCTCGATCCCTTTCCCGGCGACACCTTCAGCGCGGGGTGGTGGAGTTCGCTGCTGCGGCACGCGGCGCTGCCGGTGTTCACCATTCTGGTGACCTCGGTGGGCGGCTGGCTGATCACCATGCGCAACAACGTGATCAACGTGGCCGGCGAGGACTACCTGGCGTTTGCCCGCGCCAAGGGCCTGACCGAAGGCCGCATCATCACCCGCTACGTGCTGCGCAACGCCCTGCTGCCCAGCTTCACCGCCTTCGGCATGGCGCTGGGCTTCGTGGTGGGCGGCTCGATCCTGACCGAGATCGTCTTTTCGTATCCGGGCCTGGGCTTTTACCTGTACCAGTCGGTGACCAACCTGGACTACCCGCTGATGCAGGCCATCTTCTTCTTTATCGCGCTGGCGGTGCTGCTGGCCAACCTGCTGGTGGACTTCATCAATGTCCTGCTTGATCCGCGCATCCGCGAGGGCCGGGCGTGA
- a CDS encoding ABC transporter substrate-binding protein, translated as MNSTVKTILSLSLILTAALGSAAHAQNPKTVFTVVRDTQWGSENYNPFVPGDQHLLPTNSALYESLFFVNSINSKVTPVLGTKYTWSKDSKTLTVNTREGVKWHDGKAFSASDAAFSFNYLKSFPALDTSGIWKSGLSSVKATNPTTLVFTFTTPNTPIFQYIAATPMVPEHLWKDVKDPSTFTNTKPVGTGPFVADSYSQQALRVLKNPNYWMKGQPYVDALVWLATSTNDAAQLKLLSGEADYGYIGIPDPKAFAAKSPNTSYWWPTNNINFLYFNTAKAPFNDPAFRRAVARAINTKEVAQKAYAGAVPAASPAAIFPGQQKEWLSSKVAPQFDAAAADKALTAAGYKKDSSGNRLGKDGKALPSFKILVGAGWTDFITMAQVIGNDLKKVGIKTSIDQQAWGSYSGGLQTGSYDMGISWGWGNGSTPYYTFNAAFNPDFSAPVGKTAASNLSRYTNPAITKALKTFSGTSDESAQQKAIDTIVAAVMKDQPWVPLTDRVNFALFNTSKFTGFPSAENPYNDASPDDTAGARLMYLNVKPK; from the coding sequence ATGAACAGCACTGTCAAGACGATTCTTTCCCTGTCCCTGATCCTGACCGCCGCCCTGGGCAGCGCCGCGCACGCCCAGAATCCCAAGACCGTCTTCACCGTGGTGCGCGACACCCAGTGGGGTTCGGAAAATTACAACCCCTTCGTTCCCGGCGATCAGCACCTGCTGCCCACCAACTCGGCGCTGTACGAGAGCCTGTTCTTCGTGAATTCCATCAACAGCAAGGTCACGCCGGTGCTGGGCACCAAGTACACCTGGAGCAAGGACAGCAAGACCCTGACCGTCAACACCCGTGAAGGGGTCAAGTGGCACGACGGCAAGGCCTTCAGCGCCAGCGACGCCGCCTTCAGCTTCAATTACCTCAAATCATTTCCGGCGCTGGACACCAGCGGCATCTGGAAAAGCGGCCTGAGCAGCGTCAAGGCCACCAATCCCACCACGCTGGTGTTCACCTTCACCACGCCCAACACCCCGATCTTCCAGTACATCGCCGCCACGCCCATGGTGCCTGAACACCTGTGGAAGGACGTGAAAGACCCCAGCACCTTCACCAACACCAAGCCGGTGGGCACCGGGCCGTTCGTCGCCGACAGCTACAGCCAGCAGGCGCTGCGGGTGCTGAAAAATCCCAACTACTGGATGAAGGGGCAGCCCTACGTGGACGCGCTGGTGTGGCTGGCCACCAGCACCAACGACGCGGCGCAGCTCAAACTGCTGAGCGGCGAGGCCGACTACGGCTACATCGGGATTCCCGATCCCAAGGCGTTTGCGGCCAAGAGCCCCAACACCAGCTACTGGTGGCCCACCAACAACATCAACTTCCTGTACTTCAACACCGCGAAAGCGCCCTTTAACGATCCGGCCTTCCGCCGGGCGGTGGCCCGCGCCATCAACACCAAGGAAGTGGCCCAGAAAGCCTACGCGGGCGCGGTACCGGCGGCCAGCCCCGCCGCCATTTTCCCCGGCCAGCAAAAGGAATGGCTGTCCAGCAAGGTCGCCCCCCAGTTCGACGCCGCCGCCGCCGACAAGGCGCTGACCGCCGCCGGGTACAAGAAGGACAGCAGCGGTAACCGCCTGGGCAAGGACGGCAAGGCGCTGCCCAGCTTCAAGATTCTGGTGGGCGCGGGCTGGACGGACTTCATCACCATGGCGCAGGTGATCGGCAATGATCTCAAGAAGGTGGGGATCAAGACCAGCATCGATCAGCAGGCCTGGGGCAGCTACTCGGGCGGCCTGCAGACCGGCAGCTACGACATGGGCATCTCGTGGGGCTGGGGCAACGGCTCGACGCCGTACTACACCTTCAACGCCGCCTTCAACCCGGACTTCTCCGCCCCGGTAGGCAAGACGGCCGCCAGCAACCTGTCGCGTTACACCAACCCGGCCATCACCAAGGCCCTCAAGACCTTCAGCGGCACCAGCGACGAGTCCGCCCAGCAAAAGGCCATCGACACCATCGTCGCCGCCGTTATGAAGGATCAGCCGTGGGTGCCGCTGACCGACCGCGTGAACTTCGCGCTGTTCAACACCAGCAAATTCACCGGCTTTCCCAGCGCCGAGAATCCCTACAACGACGCTTCGCCTGACGACACCGCCGGCGCGCGGCTGATGTACCTGAACGTCAAGCCCAAGTAA
- a CDS encoding dipeptide/oligopeptide/nickel ABC transporter permease/ATP-binding protein has translation MSGLRRFLSQPRSVFGAGFLLLLLLASLCAPLITPYDPHSLEFDPFLPLSAQHWLGTTALGQDIFAQFIYGARLTLLVGAVAGLIATLLSVTFGLAAAYLGGAVDEAINTLINVFLVLPGLPLVIVASAFLRGGGVWPVILVISFTGWAFGARVLRAQALALRERDFVQAAVVAGEGPGRIIFREMLPNMAGLIAANFFGAALYAVLSEASLSFIGVGDVSLVTWGTMLYWAQAKGALLQGAWWWVAMPGLGIALLGTSFALLNFAIDEISNPRLGGGKFRLPPLRRPAQAGAGGNPDALLSIRELNVGYLTPGPTVRAVRDVSLDVREGELLGLAGESGCGKSTLAFAVTRLLDPPGAVLGGSVRLAEHDLLSLSPEELRRVRWKEFSMVFQASMNVLNPVLKIREQVYDAMQAHGVTDKAKLDARARELFDLVGIQASYLDTYPHQLSGGMKQRVVIAIALALEPKLIVMDEPTTALDVVVQRQILQEINDVRRRLGISIIFITHDLSLLVEMSDRVAIMYAGEVVELAPAHQLYAHPAHPYTQQLMNSFPPMTGPRTRRSGIPGKPPSLSAEIVGCPFFERCATRMPGVCDVKPLQTFPVAEGQTAACFLYDPTVSAALKDNALRDSQRAAADLQGEVSREPSRSVNLN, from the coding sequence GTGAGCGGCCTGCGCCGCTTTCTGAGCCAGCCGCGCAGCGTGTTCGGCGCGGGCTTCCTGCTGCTGCTGCTGCTGGCCAGCCTGTGTGCCCCGCTGATCACCCCCTACGATCCCCATTCGCTGGAGTTTGACCCGTTCCTGCCGCTCTCGGCGCAGCACTGGCTGGGCACCACCGCGCTGGGCCAGGACATCTTCGCGCAGTTCATCTACGGCGCGCGGCTGACCCTGCTGGTGGGCGCGGTGGCCGGGCTGATCGCCACGCTGCTGAGCGTGACCTTCGGCCTGGCCGCCGCGTACCTGGGCGGCGCGGTGGACGAGGCCATCAACACGCTGATCAACGTCTTTCTGGTGCTGCCGGGGCTACCGCTGGTGATCGTCGCCAGCGCCTTTCTGCGCGGCGGGGGCGTGTGGCCGGTGATTCTGGTGATCAGCTTCACCGGCTGGGCCTTCGGGGCGCGGGTGCTGCGGGCGCAGGCGCTGGCGCTGCGCGAGCGCGACTTCGTGCAGGCGGCGGTGGTGGCCGGCGAGGGGCCGGGCCGCATCATCTTCCGCGAGATGCTGCCCAACATGGCGGGGCTGATCGCCGCGAACTTCTTCGGCGCGGCGCTGTACGCCGTTCTGAGTGAAGCCAGCCTGTCGTTTATCGGCGTGGGCGACGTGTCGCTGGTCACCTGGGGCACCATGCTGTACTGGGCGCAGGCCAAGGGCGCGCTGCTGCAGGGCGCGTGGTGGTGGGTGGCGATGCCGGGGCTGGGCATCGCGCTGCTGGGCACGTCGTTTGCGCTGCTGAACTTCGCCATCGACGAGATCAGCAACCCCCGGCTGGGGGGAGGCAAATTCAGGCTGCCGCCCCTCCGGCGGCCCGCCCAGGCCGGGGCCGGGGGCAACCCCGACGCCCTGCTGAGCATCCGCGAGCTGAACGTGGGCTACCTGACCCCTGGCCCCACGGTGCGCGCGGTGCGGGACGTGTCGCTGGACGTGAGGGAAGGTGAACTGCTGGGGCTGGCGGGGGAATCCGGCTGCGGCAAGAGCACGCTGGCCTTCGCGGTCACGCGCCTGCTCGATCCTCCCGGCGCGGTGCTGGGCGGTTCGGTGCGGCTGGCTGAACATGACCTGCTCTCCCTCTCGCCCGAGGAACTGCGGCGGGTGCGCTGGAAGGAATTCAGCATGGTGTTTCAGGCGTCCATGAACGTTCTGAACCCGGTGCTGAAAATTCGCGAGCAGGTCTACGACGCCATGCAGGCCCACGGCGTGACCGACAAGGCGAAACTGGACGCCCGCGCCCGCGAACTGTTCGATCTGGTGGGCATTCAGGCCTCGTACCTGGACACCTACCCGCACCAGCTGTCCGGCGGCATGAAGCAGCGCGTGGTGATCGCCATCGCGCTGGCGCTGGAACCGAAACTGATCGTGATGGACGAGCCGACGACGGCGCTGGACGTGGTGGTGCAGCGCCAGATCTTGCAGGAGATCAACGACGTGCGGCGCCGCCTGGGCATCAGCATCATCTTCATCACGCACGATCTGTCGCTGCTGGTGGAAATGAGTGACCGGGTGGCGATCATGTACGCGGGCGAGGTGGTGGAGCTGGCCCCGGCACACCAGCTGTACGCGCACCCGGCGCACCCCTACACCCAGCAACTGATGAACTCGTTCCCGCCGATGACCGGCCCCCGGACGCGCCGCAGCGGCATTCCCGGCAAGCCGCCGTCCCTGAGCGCGGAAATCGTCGGCTGCCCCTTCTTCGAGCGCTGCGCCACGCGCATGCCCGGCGTGTGCGACGTCAAACCGCTGCAGACCTTCCCGGTGGCCGAGGGGCAGACGGCGGCCTGCTTCCTGTACGATCCCACCGTTTCAGCGGCGCTCAAGGACAACGCCCTGCGCGATAGTCAGAGAGCCGCCGCAGATCTCCAAGGGGAGGTGAGCCGTGAGCCAAGCCGCAGCGTCAACCTCAACTAA
- a CDS encoding glycoside hydrolase: protein MAQVKLAYIGGGSTRAPGTVASFIRQAANFAGSEIVLQDIDSEKLDVVCRLARKMAEAQGADLRITATTDRRAALDGCDGVLSSYRPGGFEARVQDERIPLSHGAIGQETQGAGGFFMALRAIHVARGLVEDMEAVCPDAILFNYTNPVNIVAQAVADHSAVRVVSLCEGPLVFPGELAELVGLDPGKVRAVMLGLNHACWSAEAEYDGQPMVPLLAQKLEEGIADDWTRRWAELAVTMNSLPASYMRYYSFEQEMLAELTAKPTTRAQDILTDVPRYWRHYREQLDAPNPTLVPELSRGGIFELEVAVDVMDAMFNDKNEIWPTNVVNAGAIADFPDSRVVEVPCLVGRQGVRPIAGYRVPKPVRGLLSALGEYQQLAADAAWDGSRQQAIQALTANPLVRTLPLAQTLYGELAQAHRDHLPERLW, encoded by the coding sequence ATGGCCCAGGTCAAACTCGCCTACATCGGCGGCGGCAGCACCCGCGCGCCCGGCACCGTCGCCTCGTTCATTCGCCAGGCCGCCAATTTTGCCGGTTCGGAAATCGTGTTGCAGGACATCGATTCAGAAAAACTCGATGTGGTCTGCCGCCTGGCCCGCAAGATGGCCGAGGCCCAGGGCGCGGATCTCAGGATCACCGCCACCACCGACAGACGGGCCGCGCTGGACGGCTGCGACGGCGTGCTGTCCAGCTACCGTCCCGGCGGTTTCGAGGCCAGGGTGCAGGACGAGCGGATTCCGCTGTCCCACGGCGCCATCGGGCAGGAGACGCAGGGTGCGGGCGGCTTCTTCATGGCGCTGCGGGCCATCCACGTGGCGCGCGGGCTGGTGGAGGACATGGAGGCCGTCTGTCCCGACGCCATTCTGTTTAATTACACCAACCCCGTGAACATCGTGGCGCAGGCGGTGGCCGATCACTCGGCGGTGCGCGTGGTGTCGCTGTGCGAGGGGCCACTTGTCTTTCCCGGCGAACTCGCGGAACTTGTTGGGCTTGACCCCGGCAAGGTACGCGCCGTGATGCTGGGCCTCAACCACGCCTGCTGGAGCGCGGAGGCCGAATACGACGGTCAACCGATGGTTCCGCTGCTGGCGCAGAAGCTGGAGGAGGGCATCGCCGACGACTGGACGCGGCGCTGGGCCGAACTGGCGGTGACCATGAACAGCCTGCCCGCCTCCTACATGCGGTACTACTCCTTCGAGCAGGAGATGCTGGCCGAGTTGACGGCCAAACCCACCACCCGCGCGCAGGACATCCTGACCGACGTGCCGAGGTACTGGCGGCACTACCGCGAGCAACTGGACGCCCCCAACCCCACGCTGGTGCCGGAACTGTCGCGCGGCGGCATCTTCGAGCTGGAGGTGGCGGTGGACGTGATGGACGCCATGTTCAACGACAAGAATGAGATCTGGCCGACGAACGTGGTGAACGCGGGGGCCATCGCCGACTTTCCCGACTCACGGGTGGTGGAGGTGCCGTGTCTGGTGGGCCGCCAGGGCGTGCGGCCCATCGCCGGGTACCGGGTGCCGAAGCCGGTGCGCGGGCTGCTCTCGGCGCTGGGCGAGTACCAGCAGCTGGCCGCCGACGCCGCCTGGGACGGCAGCCGCCAGCAGGCGATCCAGGCCCTGACCGCCAACCCGCTGGTGCGGACGCTGCCGCTGGCGCAGACGCTGTACGGGGAGCTGGCCCAGGCCCACCGCGATCATCTGCCGGAGCGGCTGTGGTAG
- a CDS encoding LacI family DNA-binding transcriptional regulator, producing the protein MRETTVSPLPPVARGSGIREVARLAGVSTATVSRVFNDAASVSPDTRARVLEWATALRYEPSSLGRNLVRGRSELLGLIVPNVSFPLYGEMLGGIEAVLGGRGMSILLASSDDDPVGELTAARKVLRHAVDGGVIINSRLSTTPPAPRGLHWVQISAEHAGLPCRVELDNEAGGWLAALELLRVGRRRLTYLGAPGRESRERERGFAGALSKAGLTYRRAEGDYSELSGTWAADALLAAEPAPDGLFVAGDLMAAGALRALHRRGLRVPADVAVVGFDDAVIASLLYPRLTSIRQPAHAMGAAAAELSLRLIAGLPAESVTFAPELVRRESTGPP; encoded by the coding sequence ATGCGCGAAACCACCGTTTCTCCCCTGCCCCCTGTCGCACGCGGCTCGGGCATCCGTGAGGTGGCGCGGCTGGCAGGCGTGTCGACGGCCACCGTGTCGCGGGTCTTCAACGACGCCGCCTCGGTCAGCCCGGACACGCGGGCGCGGGTGCTGGAGTGGGCCACGGCGCTGCGGTATGAGCCGAGTTCGCTGGGCCGCAATCTGGTGCGGGGCCGTAGTGAACTGCTGGGGCTGATCGTGCCGAACGTCTCCTTTCCGCTGTACGGTGAGATGCTTGGCGGTATCGAGGCCGTGCTGGGCGGGCGCGGCATGAGCATTCTGCTGGCCTCCAGCGACGACGACCCGGTCGGCGAACTCACGGCGGCGCGGAAGGTGCTGCGGCACGCGGTGGACGGAGGCGTCATCATCAACTCGCGCCTGAGCACCACCCCGCCTGCGCCGCGCGGACTGCACTGGGTGCAGATCTCGGCCGAACATGCTGGGCTGCCGTGCCGGGTGGAACTGGACAATGAGGCGGGCGGATGGCTGGCGGCCCTGGAACTGCTGCGGGTGGGCCGCCGGCGACTGACCTACCTGGGCGCGCCGGGCCGCGAGAGCCGGGAGCGCGAGCGGGGCTTCGCGGGAGCGCTGAGCAAGGCGGGCCTGACGTATCGCCGCGCGGAGGGCGACTACTCCGAGCTGTCCGGGACGTGGGCCGCCGACGCGCTGCTGGCGGCAGAGCCCGCCCCCGATGGCCTGTTCGTGGCCGGCGACCTGATGGCGGCGGGCGCTCTGCGTGCCCTGCACCGCCGCGGCCTGCGGGTGCCCGCCGACGTGGCCGTGGTGGGCTTCGACGACGCCGTGATCGCCTCATTGCTGTACCCACGCCTGACCAGCATCCGGCAGCCGGCCCACGCGATGGGCGCGGCGGCGGCGGAACTGTCTCTGCGCCTGATCGCCGGTCTCCCGGCCGAATCGGTGACCTTCGCCCCCGAACTGGTGCGGCGCGAGTCCACCGGGCCGCCGTGA
- a CDS encoding ABC transporter ATP-binding protein, producing MPSHENPNTLEIVGLRKVFGARGRAGGVVAVNDVSFSIARGEVLGLVGESGSGKSTIARLIARLHTPTSGEIRLNGQPVPRRLGGRALKRLRKNVQMIFQDPYASLNPVHPVAYTLKRPLQIHGLARGNTQAEVNSLLERVGLSPAGIYAGKRSFELSGGQRQRVGIARALAARPELILADEPTSALDVSIRLDVMNLMLDLKDQEGLSMLFITHDLAGARYMSDRVAVLYAGTLVELGPAVEVIDRPQHPYTQLLKSAAPKPDAGLVPETIAARGEVPDLKTLPPGCPFEPRCPYAMPECRDGLPRMYDVGRGHTARCLLHDPAIQARRQAGVGVGP from the coding sequence GTGCCTTCACACGAAAATCCAAACACGCTGGAGATCGTGGGCCTCCGCAAGGTCTTCGGGGCGCGGGGCCGGGCGGGCGGCGTGGTGGCCGTCAACGACGTGAGCTTTTCCATTGCGCGCGGCGAGGTGCTGGGGCTGGTGGGCGAGTCGGGCAGCGGCAAAAGCACGATTGCCCGCCTGATCGCCCGGCTGCACACGCCCACCTCCGGCGAGATCCGCCTGAACGGCCAGCCGGTGCCGCGCCGCCTGGGCGGGCGGGCGCTGAAACGGCTGCGCAAGAACGTCCAGATGATCTTTCAAGACCCCTACGCCAGCCTCAACCCGGTGCATCCGGTGGCGTACACGCTGAAACGGCCCCTCCAGATTCACGGCCTGGCGCGGGGCAACACCCAGGCGGAGGTGAACTCGCTGCTGGAACGCGTGGGCCTGTCGCCTGCGGGCATCTACGCGGGCAAACGCTCCTTCGAGCTGTCGGGGGGCCAGCGCCAGCGCGTCGGCATCGCCCGCGCCCTGGCCGCCCGCCCCGAGCTGATCCTGGCCGACGAGCCGACGTCGGCGCTGGACGTCTCGATCCGCCTGGACGTGATGAACCTGATGCTGGATCTGAAGGATCAGGAGGGCCTGAGCATGCTGTTCATCACACACGATCTGGCCGGGGCGCGCTACATGAGTGACCGGGTGGCCGTGCTGTACGCCGGCACGCTGGTGGAACTCGGCCCCGCCGTGGAGGTCATTGACCGCCCGCAGCACCCGTATACCCAGCTGCTGAAAAGTGCCGCCCCCAAACCCGACGCGGGACTGGTGCCGGAAACCATCGCGGCGCGCGGCGAGGTGCCAGATCTGAAGACCCTGCCGCCTGGCTGCCCCTTCGAGCCGCGCTGCCCGTATGCCATGCCCGAATGCCGGGACGGCCTGCCGAGGATGTACGACGTGGGGCGCGGACACACCGCGCGCTGCCTGCTGCACGATCCGGCGATTCAGGCGCGGCGGCAGGCGGGGGTGGGCGTGGGGCCGTGA
- a CDS encoding glucosamine-6-phosphate deaminase: MTLDIQPNPEQLAQAAADFISAQVKAKPDLSVLVATGHTPMPTYAELARRVRAGEVNFSRVTAVQLDEYLGIDDDDPRSLWSWMRRSFVAPLGLTRTVRLDSPRQFEAAIRELGGLDLAILGLGPNGHLGFNEPPSPPDAPTRTLALTPASLASNAAYWGELAVPTGAITAGMDVILAARQTLLLVGGAHKREVLHAALERPETPEVPASFLRRTALTVIADEAAWA; the protein is encoded by the coding sequence GTGACGCTGGACATCCAGCCGAATCCAGAACAGCTGGCCCAGGCGGCCGCCGACTTCATCTCGGCCCAGGTTAAGGCAAAACCCGATCTGAGCGTTCTGGTGGCGACCGGCCATACGCCGATGCCCACCTACGCGGAGCTGGCACGGCGGGTGCGGGCGGGTGAGGTGAATTTCAGCCGCGTCACCGCCGTGCAGCTCGACGAGTATCTGGGCATCGACGACGACGATCCGCGCAGCCTGTGGAGCTGGATGCGGCGCTCGTTCGTGGCGCCGCTGGGCCTCACCCGCACCGTTCGGCTGGACAGTCCCCGTCAGTTCGAGGCGGCGATCCGGGAGCTCGGCGGCCTCGATCTGGCGATTCTGGGGCTGGGGCCGAACGGTCACCTGGGCTTCAACGAACCGCCCAGCCCGCCGGACGCGCCCACGCGCACGCTGGCGCTGACGCCCGCGAGCCTGGCAAGCAACGCGGCCTACTGGGGGGAGCTGGCGGTGCCGACAGGGGCCATCACAGCGGGGATGGACGTGATTCTGGCGGCGCGTCAGACCCTGCTGCTGGTGGGTGGGGCGCACAAGCGCGAGGTTCTGCACGCTGCGCTGGAGAGGCCGGAAACGCCGGAGGTGCCGGCCTCCTTCCTGCGGCGCACAGCCCTGACCGTGATCGCGGACGAGGCCGCCTGGGCGTGA